Proteins encoded together in one Calonectris borealis chromosome W, bCalBor7.hap1.2, whole genome shotgun sequence window:
- the LOC142074811 gene encoding follistatin-like has protein sequence MLNQRIHPGMLLLLMFLCHFMEDHTVQAGNCWLRQARNGRCQVLYKTDLSKEECCKTGRLTTSWTEEDVNDNTLFKWMIFNGGAPNCIPCKETCENVDCGLGKKCKMNKKNKPRCVCAPDCSNITWKGPVCGLDGKTYRNECALLKARCKEQPELEVQYQGKCKKTCRDVLCPGSSTCVVDQTNNAYCVTCNRICPEPASPEQYLCGNDGITYSSACHLRKATCLLGRSIGLAYEGKCIKAKSCEDIQCSAGKKCLWDFKVGRGRCALCNEPCPESKSDEAVCASDNTTYPSECAMKEAACSMGALLEVKHSGSCNSINEDPEEEEEDEDQDYSFPISSILEW, from the exons ATGTTAAATCAGAGAATCCACCCGGGCATGCTCTTACTCCTGATGTTTCTGTGCCACTTCATGGAAGATCACACAGTGCAGG ctGGGAACTGCTGGCTCCGGCAGGCGCGGAACGGCCGCTGCCAGGTCCTCTACAAAACCGACCTCAGCAAGGAGGAGTGCTGCAAGACCGGCCGCCTGACAACTTCGTGGACGGAAGAGGACGTCAACGACAACACGCTTTTTAAGTGGATGATTTTTAATGGGGGAGCCCCAAACTGCATCCCGTGCAAAG AAACGTGTGAGAACGTGGACTGTGGACTCgggaagaaatgtaaaatgaacaAGAAGAACAAACCTCGGTGTGTTTGTGCTCCGGATTGCTCTAATATCACTTGGAAGGGCCCCGTGTGTGGCTTAGATGGGAAAACCTACAGGAACGAGTGTGCCCTTCTCAAAGCCAGATGTAAAGAACAGCCCGAACTTGAAGTCCAGTATCAGGGCAAATGCAAAA aGACCTGTAGGGATGTTTTATGCCCAGGCAGCTCCACATGTGTGGTTGATCAAACTAATAATGCCTACTGTGTGACATGTAATCGAATTTGCCCAGAGCCTGCCTCCCCTGAACAGTATCTCTGCGGGAATGACGGCATAACTTACTCCAGTGCCTGCCACCTGAGGAAAGCTACCTGCCTACTGGGCAGATCCATTGGATTAGCCTATGAAGGAAAATGCATCA AAGCCAAATCCTGTGAAGACATTCAGTGCAGTGCTGGGAAGAAATGCTTATGGGATTTTAAGGTTGGCAGAGGTCGGTGCGCCCTCTGCAATGAGCCATGCCCTGAAAGCAAGTCAGACGAGGCAGTCTGTGCCAGCGATAACACAACTTACCCAAGCGAGTGTGCCATGAAAGAGGCAGCCTGCTCCATGGGTGCGCTTCTAGAAGTAAAGCACTCTGGATCTTGCAACT CCATTAATGAAGAcccagaggaagaagaggaagatgaagacCAGGACTACAGCTTTCCTATATCTTCCATTCTAGAGTGGTAA